A window of Cheilinus undulatus linkage group 1, ASM1832078v1, whole genome shotgun sequence contains these coding sequences:
- the LOC121513012 gene encoding beta-1,3-galactosyltransferase 2-like: MLESGSANRGLSVPPHQTRVDVGASPESRRWCGLSRRHCLFFILVLGAVLFVYSTNVKGIPDWSSQWWTNQNTKKWWIPYQRPAPSGVRITANDLSPTAEVTTITTPKNTTIPPTPPPYKSPGPYLVEYPYKYHFIINEPHKCVQQKPFLVLIVPVAPNNRAHRDIIRSTWGSERLVMDKIVELFFLLGRQSGEGTEQLQEQLLQESKEHRDLIQSDFTDCYKNLTIKTMVMLEWLDSYCSGSSYAMKIDSDMFLNVPKLISMLRNAPKTNYLTGLVARGGAVLRDKRSKWYVPASIYPHPYYPRYALGLGYVFSLDLPKKLVEASKFIRALYIEDVYLGLCMQYLHIPPTDPPDWGYFQVFPVRYSRCAYSRLVATTTAKNLDRMWAWKDFKKPGPFC, translated from the exons ATGTTGGAGAGCGGCTCTGCTAACAGAGGACTGAG TGTCCCTCCCCATCAGACCAGGGTGGATGTTGGTGCGTCGCCTGAGAGCAGGAGATGGTGCGGACTGTCACGGCGTCACTGCCTCTTCTTCATCCTTGTTTTGGGAGCGGTTTTATTTGTCTACAGCACAAATGTGAAAGGAATACCTGACTGGAGCTCTCAGTGGTGGACAAACcagaacacaaaaaaatggtggattcCATACCAGAGACCAGCACCCTCTGGTGTCAGGATCACCGCTAACGATCTCTCGCCAACAGCAGAGGTGACGACCATCACGACTCCTAAGAACACGACTATCCCCCCAACCCCGCCCCCCTACAAATCTCCAGGACCGTACTTAGTGGAGTACCCCTACAAGTACCACTTCATCATCAATGAGCCACACAAATGCGTGCAGCAGAAACCCTTCCTGGTCCTCATTGTTCCCGTGGCGCCCAACAACAGGGCGCACCGCGACATCATCCGCAGCACGTGGGGGAGTGAGCGCCTGGTCATGGACAAAATTGTGGAGCTGTTCTTCCTGCTGGGGCGGCAGAGCGGGGAGGGGACAGAACAGCTCCAGGAACAGCTGCTGCAGGAGAGCAAAGAGCACCGAGACCTGATCCAGAGCGACTTCACGGACTGCTACAAGAACCTGACCATCAAGACCATGGTGATGCTGGAGTGGCTGGACTCGTACTGCTCTGGCTCCTCGTACGCCATGAAGATCGATTCAGACATGTTTCTGAACGTGCCCAAACTCATCAGCATGCTGAGAAACGCCCCAAAGACAAACTACCTGACCGGACTGGTGGCAAGAGGAGGCGCTGTCCTGAGAGACAAAAGATCCAAGTGGTACGTCCCGGCGTCTATCTACCCCCATCCCTATTACCCACGGTATGCTCTGGGCCTGGGCTACGTTTTCTCTTTGGACCTTCCTAAAAAGCTGGTGGAGGCTTCCAAGTTCATTAGAGCTCTCTACATTGAAGATGTGTATTTAGGGCTGTGTATGCAGTACCTACACATCCCCCCCACAGACCCTCCAGACTGGGGCTACTTTCAGGTTTTCCCTGTGAGGTACAGCCGCTGTGCGTACTCCAGACTAGTAGCCACCACAACAGCTAAAAACCTGGATCGTATGTGGGCTTggaaagactttaaaaaacCTGGACCCTTCTGCTGA